A genome region from Thermomonospora amylolytica includes the following:
- a CDS encoding DUF6912 family protein yields the protein MRVYLPSTLVRLARDLAAGEIGPAPLPGYAVTPELREWYAEGDTEELEYAAMTAAARASLRLLAVDQAEDPEVPPRRVVLAVEVPEQVVRRDAAGGERALVQVNAPVLVRDIAAGHVDDEQAAEDVQAAIKALPDADAGDEDARFVVDGAEGHELLWYATQELADL from the coding sequence ATGCGCGTCTATCTGCCGTCCACGCTCGTCCGCCTCGCCCGCGACCTGGCCGCCGGCGAGATCGGTCCCGCCCCGCTGCCCGGCTACGCGGTGACCCCCGAGCTGCGCGAGTGGTACGCCGAGGGCGACACCGAGGAGCTGGAGTACGCGGCCATGACGGCGGCCGCGCGGGCCTCGCTCCGGTTGCTGGCCGTCGACCAGGCCGAGGACCCCGAGGTCCCGCCGCGCCGGGTGGTGCTCGCGGTGGAGGTCCCCGAGCAGGTCGTGCGGCGCGACGCCGCCGGCGGGGAACGGGCGCTGGTCCAGGTGAACGCCCCCGTGCTGGTGCGCGACATCGCCGCCGGCCACGTGGACGACGAGCAGGCCGCCGAGGACGTGCAGGCGGCGATCAAGGCGCTGCCGGACGCCGACGCCGGCGACGAGGACGCCCGCTTCGTGGTGGACGGCGCCGAGGGCCACGAGCTGCTCTGGTACGCCACCCAGGAGCTGGCCGACCTCTAG
- the pruA gene encoding L-glutamate gamma-semialdehyde dehydrogenase: MDAVTTVPVPANEPVLAYAPGSAERAALEDRIKELAADRIDLTMTIGGERRLGGGDPIDVVEPHRHGHVLGQLGNATDDDVRAAIEAARAAAPGWRALSFDDRAAIFLRAAELLAGPWRATLNAATVLGQSKTPHQAEIDAACELIDFWRYNVHYARRLLAEQPESAPGVWNRMEYRPLEGFVLAITPFNFTSIAANLPTAPALMGNVVVWKPSPTQQFSAHFTMRLLEEAGLPPGVINMVTGDGRAVSNVALTHPDLAGIHFTGSTATFQHLWRTVGENIAGYRGYPRLVGETGGKDFVVAHPSADPAVLRTALVRGAFEYQGQKCSAASRAYVPRSLWERMRDDFCAEVESLTMGNVAEDLSLFMGAVIDARAFAKHRAALERARDLDSIRVLVGGQADDSEGYFVRPAVLEAADPADEIFTKEYFGPILGVHVYDDGDYDAMLRQMESVAPYGLTGSIIARDRAAIAAAAEHLRFAAGNFYVNDKPTGAVVGQQPFGGARASGTNDKAGSIFNLLRWTNVRSIKEALLPPTDYRYPYMGA, from the coding sequence ATGGACGCCGTCACCACTGTGCCCGTACCGGCCAACGAGCCCGTCCTGGCCTATGCGCCGGGCAGCGCCGAACGGGCCGCGCTGGAGGACCGGATCAAGGAACTGGCGGCCGACCGGATCGACCTCACCATGACCATCGGCGGCGAGCGGCGGCTCGGCGGCGGGGACCCGATCGACGTGGTGGAGCCGCACCGGCACGGTCATGTGCTCGGTCAGCTCGGCAACGCCACCGACGACGACGTGCGGGCCGCGATCGAGGCCGCCCGCGCGGCCGCCCCCGGCTGGCGGGCGCTGTCGTTCGACGACCGGGCGGCGATCTTCCTGCGCGCGGCCGAACTGCTGGCCGGGCCGTGGCGGGCCACCCTCAACGCCGCCACCGTCCTCGGCCAGTCCAAGACCCCGCACCAGGCGGAGATCGACGCCGCCTGCGAGCTGATCGACTTCTGGCGGTACAACGTCCACTACGCCCGGCGGCTGCTGGCCGAGCAGCCGGAGTCGGCCCCGGGCGTGTGGAACAGGATGGAGTACCGGCCGCTGGAGGGCTTCGTCCTGGCGATCACGCCGTTCAACTTCACCTCCATCGCCGCCAACCTGCCCACCGCGCCCGCGCTGATGGGCAACGTGGTGGTCTGGAAGCCGTCGCCCACCCAGCAGTTCTCCGCGCACTTCACCATGCGGCTGCTGGAGGAGGCCGGGCTGCCGCCCGGCGTGATCAACATGGTCACCGGGGACGGCCGGGCGGTGTCGAACGTGGCGCTGACCCACCCGGACCTGGCCGGCATCCACTTCACCGGCAGCACCGCCACGTTCCAGCACCTGTGGCGCACGGTCGGGGAGAACATCGCCGGCTACCGCGGCTACCCCCGGCTGGTCGGCGAGACCGGCGGCAAGGACTTCGTGGTGGCGCACCCGTCCGCCGACCCCGCCGTGCTGCGCACCGCGCTGGTCCGCGGCGCGTTCGAGTACCAGGGACAGAAGTGCTCGGCGGCCTCCCGCGCGTACGTGCCGCGCTCGCTGTGGGAGCGGATGCGCGACGACTTCTGCGCCGAGGTCGAGTCGCTGACCATGGGGAACGTCGCCGAGGACCTGTCGCTGTTCATGGGCGCGGTGATCGACGCGCGGGCGTTCGCCAAGCACCGGGCGGCCCTGGAGCGGGCCCGCGACCTGGACTCCATCCGGGTCCTGGTCGGCGGGCAGGCCGACGACTCCGAGGGGTACTTCGTGCGCCCGGCGGTGCTGGAGGCCGCCGACCCCGCGGACGAGATCTTCACCAAGGAGTACTTCGGCCCGATCCTCGGCGTGCACGTCTACGACGACGGCGACTACGACGCGATGCTGCGGCAGATGGAGAGCGTCGCCCCGTACGGCCTGACCGGCTCGATCATCGCGCGGGACCGGGCCGCGATCGCCGCCGCCGCCGAGCACCTGCGGTTCGCCGCCGGCAACTTCTACGTCAACGACAAGCCCACCGGCGCGGTCGTCGGCCAGCAGCCGTTCGGCGGGGCCCGCGCCAGCGGCACCAACGACAAGGCCGGCTCCATCTTCAACCTGCTGCGCTGGACCAACGTCCGCTCGATCAAGGAGGCCCTGCTCCCGCCCACCGACTACCGCTACCCCTACATGGGCGCGTAA
- a CDS encoding C40 family peptidase: MTIALTPGMGHARVADHGGAQRGPQLASGKHPARHAPQRVTRQHPAGRPQHGMVAPMHPGARPVAPMHPVHPVRPGAHPGVPGRPQPGLYAHAAGSALHGQMLLAARQRAARQRAARHKRARLIAQWQARADRAVRFALAQRGKPYLWGATGPAAYDCSGLVQRAWRRAGVKIPRVTHDQYRAIRKKVPRSRLRPGDLVLFNGLRHVGMYVGRGRFVHAPRAGRTVTTEPLRGYYARNYVGAVRPAWPKLPEIPTS; encoded by the coding sequence TTGACCATCGCGCTGACACCGGGGATGGGCCACGCCAGGGTCGCCGACCACGGCGGCGCGCAGCGCGGGCCCCAGCTGGCCTCCGGAAAACATCCCGCCCGGCACGCGCCGCAGCGGGTCACCCGGCAGCACCCGGCCGGCCGGCCGCAGCACGGCATGGTCGCGCCGATGCACCCCGGCGCGCGTCCCGTCGCGCCGATGCACCCCGTGCACCCCGTGCGCCCCGGTGCGCATCCCGGCGTGCCGGGGCGTCCGCAGCCGGGCCTGTACGCGCACGCGGCCGGGTCCGCGCTGCACGGGCAGATGCTGCTGGCCGCCCGGCAGCGCGCCGCCCGGCAGCGCGCCGCCCGGCACAAGCGCGCCCGGCTCATCGCCCAGTGGCAGGCGCGCGCCGACCGCGCGGTCCGCTTCGCGCTGGCGCAGCGAGGCAAGCCGTACCTGTGGGGAGCCACCGGACCGGCCGCCTACGACTGCTCCGGCCTGGTGCAGCGGGCCTGGCGCAGGGCGGGGGTGAAGATCCCGCGGGTGACCCACGACCAGTACCGCGCCATCCGCAAGAAGGTGCCGCGCAGCCGGCTGCGCCCCGGTGACCTGGTGCTGTTCAACGGGCTCCGGCATGTGGGCATGTACGTGGGAAGAGGACGGTTCGTGCACGCGCCGCGCGCGGGCCGGACCGTCACCACCGAACCACTGCGCGGCTACTACGCGCGCAACTACGTCGGGGCGGTGCGCCCGGCCTGGCCGAAGCTGCCCGAGATCCCGACGTCCTGA
- a CDS encoding HAD family hydrolase — MSTSYRLVLWNIDHTLVDVVRVTRDAYAEAFRQTTGRPLVRLAPTAGRTESEIIFETLAFNDIEVTDDHLPRFMDALAKAFAARRGRLRAEGRLLPGAREALAALARRQGTVQSVLTGSIQPNAVVKLAEFGLDSYVDTEVGGYEDGVYSKAALLELARRKASQKYGIAFDESAAWHPDRRGSTVYVADSVRDVQAAKIAGAAAVAVATGSSTEAELRAAGADAVLPDLTDVQAVARAIDADAGA, encoded by the coding sequence ATGTCGACGAGCTACCGCTTGGTGCTGTGGAACATCGACCACACGCTGGTCGACGTCGTGAGGGTCACCCGGGACGCCTACGCCGAGGCGTTCCGGCAGACCACCGGGCGGCCGCTGGTGAGGCTGGCCCCGACGGCCGGCCGCACCGAATCGGAGATCATCTTCGAGACCCTGGCGTTCAACGACATCGAGGTCACCGACGACCATCTGCCGCGGTTCATGGACGCCCTGGCCAAGGCGTTCGCGGCGCGGCGCGGACGGCTGCGGGCCGAGGGGCGGCTGCTGCCCGGCGCCCGGGAGGCGCTGGCGGCGCTGGCCAGGCGGCAGGGGACCGTGCAGTCGGTGCTGACCGGGTCGATCCAGCCGAACGCGGTCGTCAAGCTCGCCGAGTTCGGGCTGGACTCGTACGTGGACACCGAGGTCGGCGGCTACGAGGACGGCGTCTACAGCAAGGCCGCCCTGCTGGAGCTGGCCCGGCGCAAGGCCTCGCAGAAGTACGGCATCGCGTTCGACGAGTCCGCCGCCTGGCACCCCGACCGCAGGGGGTCCACCGTGTACGTCGCCGACTCGGTCCGGGACGTGCAGGCCGCCAAGATCGCCGGGGCGGCGGCGGTGGCCGTCGCGACCGGCAGTTCCACCGAGGCCGAGCTGCGCGCCGCGGGGGCCGACGCGGTGCTGCCCGATCTCACCGACGTCCAGGCGGTGGCCCGCGCGATCGACGCGGACGCCGGGGCGTAG
- a CDS encoding acetoacetate--CoA ligase, with amino-acid sequence MTHDDAAEGRTLWEPSQETIANARLTAYRRWLAEQQIFAAEGDAYEDLWRWSVTEIDAFWESIWRYFDVVGERGDGPVRSGGPMPVDGLRWFPGASVNYAANALRGSDERPDEVAVVFRSEAGGHRWLTRRELAMHVANVRAGLAGLGVGRGDRVAAYLPNIPEALICFLAAASLGAIWSSCSPDFGSASVIDRFAQIEPKVLIAVDGYAYNGKRFDRMDVVAEIEAALPSLARTVLVPYLDPAADPGRLRAGMSFADLPREGHPLEFEPVPFDHPLWVVYSSGTTGLPKPIVHGHGGVVLEHLKALSFHQDLGPGDVFFWYTTTGWMMWNYLVGGLLVGATVVMFDGAPGGDSLWRLAAETGVTYFGVGAPYIMASRKAGLRPGEELDLSALRGIGSTGSPLPPEGFTWVYEAVGRDLLLGSFSGGTDVCTGFVGPNVLLPLRAGVIQCRGLGARVEAFDEAGRPVIDQVGELVLTEPMPSMPVSFWNDESGERYRESYFDAYPGVWRHGDWIKILPDGGCVIYGRSDSTLNRGGVRMGTADFYRVVEAFDEVVDSLVIDTGRLGEEGRLLLYVQLAPGVELDEDLAGRIRKELRSALSPRHVPDEIRQVPGVPRTLSGKKLEIPVRKILLGTPVEQAANPGSMANPEVLEHFRR; translated from the coding sequence ATGACGCACGACGACGCGGCCGAGGGCCGCACGCTCTGGGAGCCGTCGCAGGAGACGATCGCGAACGCCCGGCTGACCGCCTACCGGCGGTGGCTGGCCGAGCAGCAGATCTTCGCCGCCGAGGGCGATGCCTACGAGGACCTGTGGCGCTGGTCGGTCACCGAGATCGACGCGTTCTGGGAGTCGATCTGGCGCTACTTCGACGTGGTGGGGGAGCGCGGCGACGGGCCGGTGCGCAGCGGGGGGCCGATGCCGGTGGACGGCCTGCGCTGGTTCCCCGGGGCCAGCGTCAACTACGCCGCCAACGCGCTGCGCGGCAGCGACGAGCGGCCCGACGAGGTCGCGGTGGTCTTCCGCTCGGAGGCCGGCGGGCACCGCTGGCTGACCCGGCGGGAGCTGGCCATGCACGTGGCGAACGTGCGGGCCGGGCTGGCCGGGCTGGGCGTGGGCCGCGGCGACCGGGTGGCGGCCTACCTGCCGAACATCCCCGAGGCGCTGATCTGCTTCCTGGCCGCCGCCTCGCTGGGCGCGATCTGGTCGTCGTGCTCCCCGGACTTCGGCTCGGCCAGCGTGATCGACCGGTTCGCGCAGATCGAGCCCAAGGTGCTGATCGCGGTCGACGGGTACGCCTACAACGGCAAGCGGTTCGACCGGATGGACGTGGTGGCCGAGATCGAGGCGGCGCTGCCGTCGCTGGCCCGCACCGTGCTGGTCCCGTACCTGGACCCGGCCGCCGACCCCGGGCGGCTGCGGGCCGGGATGTCGTTCGCCGACCTGCCGCGCGAGGGGCACCCGCTGGAGTTCGAGCCGGTCCCGTTCGACCATCCGCTGTGGGTGGTGTACTCGTCCGGGACGACGGGCCTGCCCAAGCCGATCGTGCACGGCCACGGCGGGGTCGTGCTGGAGCACCTCAAGGCCCTGTCGTTCCACCAGGACCTCGGGCCGGGCGACGTGTTCTTCTGGTACACCACCACCGGCTGGATGATGTGGAACTACCTGGTCGGCGGGCTGCTGGTGGGGGCCACCGTGGTGATGTTCGACGGCGCGCCCGGCGGCGACTCGCTGTGGCGGCTGGCGGCCGAGACCGGGGTCACCTACTTCGGCGTCGGCGCCCCGTACATCATGGCCTCCCGCAAGGCGGGCCTGCGGCCGGGCGAGGAGCTGGACCTGTCCGCGCTGCGCGGCATCGGCTCCACCGGGTCGCCGCTGCCGCCCGAGGGCTTCACCTGGGTGTACGAGGCGGTGGGCCGGGACCTGCTGCTCGGGTCGTTCTCCGGCGGCACCGACGTGTGCACCGGGTTCGTCGGACCGAACGTGCTGCTGCCGCTGCGCGCCGGGGTGATCCAGTGCCGCGGGCTGGGCGCCAGGGTCGAGGCGTTCGACGAGGCGGGGCGGCCGGTGATCGACCAGGTCGGCGAGCTGGTGCTGACCGAGCCGATGCCGTCGATGCCGGTGTCCTTCTGGAACGACGAGTCCGGTGAGCGCTACCGCGAGTCCTACTTCGACGCCTACCCCGGGGTGTGGCGGCACGGCGACTGGATCAAGATCCTGCCGGACGGCGGCTGCGTGATCTACGGCCGGTCCGACTCCACCCTCAACCGGGGCGGGGTGCGGATGGGCACCGCCGACTTCTACCGGGTGGTCGAGGCGTTCGACGAGGTGGTCGACAGCCTGGTCATCGACACCGGCCGGCTCGGCGAGGAGGGCCGGCTGCTGCTGTACGTGCAGCTCGCCCCGGGCGTGGAGCTGGACGAGGACCTGGCCGGGCGGATCCGCAAGGAGTTGCGCTCGGCGCTGTCGCCGCGTCATGTGCCGGACGAGATCCGGCAGGTGCCCGGGGTGCCGCGCACTCTGTCGGGCAAGAAACTGGAGATCCCGGTCCGCAAGATCCTGCTCGGCACTCCGGTCGAGCAGGCCGCCAACCCGGGTTCGATGGCCAATCCCGAGGTGCTGGAGCACTTCCGGCGGTAA
- a CDS encoding serine/threonine-protein kinase: protein MDAAGLRTGDPERLGGYTLTGRLGQGGQGSVFLGVASDGRQVAVKLLHAELTADERARARFLRELETAKRVAGFCTAQVIDADLAGDRPYIVSEYVPGPSLARRVAEQGPLVGAALDRLAVGTMTALVAIHQAGIVHRDFKPHNVLIGPDGPRVIDFGVARAISGAATLTSRAIGTPAYMAPEQLRGEEVGTPADMFCWAATIVFAATGRPPFGQDTIPAVIHRILHAEPDLGDLTGTPAELAAACLVKDAAERPDAGTVLMRLLGRGPAAPPRSRPAADAAEAPAESADGATRIDPSRSAPHRPAAEDPEPEPERTDPVRLPTPAEWAHENELSPAVTQDARDARDARNTGPARPVRSSPLRPVAVAGAVAVLLLASGAAGFALRGDGGTGRTVGGDGTGTGTGQVVRPPQRQVVPQPGDGTFRRPSAGPYRSSPAPSVGPTGSASATSGPTGGPSGSPGGPTTPPGEPRPTATSTGAEPTPTVPAGG from the coding sequence ATGGACGCGGCGGGCTTGCGCACCGGCGATCCGGAACGGCTCGGCGGGTACACGCTGACCGGCCGGCTCGGCCAGGGCGGCCAGGGCTCGGTCTTCCTCGGCGTCGCCTCCGACGGCCGCCAGGTCGCGGTCAAGCTGCTGCACGCCGAGCTGACCGCCGACGAACGCGCCCGCGCCCGCTTCCTGCGCGAACTGGAGACGGCCAAGCGGGTCGCCGGGTTCTGCACCGCCCAGGTGATCGACGCCGACCTGGCCGGCGACCGGCCCTACATCGTCAGCGAGTACGTGCCCGGGCCGTCGCTGGCCCGCCGGGTCGCCGAGCAGGGCCCGCTGGTCGGCGCGGCGCTGGACCGGCTGGCCGTGGGCACCATGACCGCGCTGGTGGCCATCCACCAGGCCGGGATCGTGCACCGCGACTTCAAGCCGCACAACGTGCTGATCGGGCCGGACGGCCCGCGGGTGATCGACTTCGGGGTGGCCCGGGCGATCAGCGGCGCCGCCACCCTGACCAGCCGGGCCATCGGCACGCCCGCGTACATGGCCCCCGAGCAGCTGCGCGGCGAGGAGGTCGGCACCCCCGCCGACATGTTCTGCTGGGCGGCCACCATCGTGTTCGCCGCCACCGGCCGGCCGCCGTTCGGCCAGGACACCATCCCCGCGGTGATCCACCGGATCCTGCACGCCGAGCCGGACCTGGGCGACCTGACCGGGACGCCCGCCGAGCTGGCCGCCGCCTGCCTGGTCAAGGACGCCGCCGAACGACCCGACGCGGGCACGGTGCTGATGCGGCTGCTCGGCCGGGGACCGGCGGCGCCGCCCCGATCCCGCCCGGCCGCCGACGCAGCCGAGGCCCCGGCTGAGTCCGCCGACGGCGCCACCCGGATCGACCCGTCGCGTTCCGCCCCGCACCGGCCCGCCGCCGAGGACCCGGAACCCGAGCCGGAGCGGACCGACCCCGTCCGCCTGCCCACCCCGGCCGAGTGGGCGCACGAGAACGAGCTGAGCCCGGCGGTCACCCAGGACGCCCGGGACGCCCGGGACGCCCGCAACACCGGGCCCGCCCGGCCCGTGCGGTCCTCGCCGCTGCGCCCGGTCGCCGTCGCGGGCGCGGTCGCGGTGCTGCTGCTGGCCTCCGGCGCCGCCGGGTTCGCGCTGCGCGGCGACGGCGGGACCGGGCGCACGGTCGGCGGCGACGGCACCGGCACCGGGACCGGGCAGGTCGTCCGGCCGCCGCAGCGGCAGGTCGTCCCGCAGCCCGGCGACGGGACGTTCCGGCGGCCGTCGGCGGGCCCGTACCGGTCGAGCCCCGCGCCGAGCGTCGGCCCCACCGGATCCGCGTCGGCCACCTCCGGCCCGACGGGCGGGCCGAGCGGCTCGCCGGGCGGGCCCACCACGCCGCCCGGCGAGCCCCGGCCCACCGCGACCTCGACCGGCGCGGAGCCGACGCCGACCGTTCCGGCGGGCGGATGA